The proteins below are encoded in one region of Berryella intestinalis:
- a CDS encoding diacylglycerol/lipid kinase family protein, which yields MGESNLGRVLLIANPAANNGRVRNVALEARDALRTACPSVEEVQLVLTEQPAHATRIASSAHTWDTVVALGGDGVAHEVANGLMCIEVADRPLFGLLPFGSGNDYARTLGMPSDLRAAVRALERAHPHRFDLGVCNGEFFLQTLSFGLDAAIALDTVQRRKTTRLSGAPLYLVSGLSQLIGHLDVHCAKLSVDGADPVSLDVHLLAVQNGVTYGGGFAVCPDARPDDAELDLCWVDGPQSVARATKTFLLAKGGKHTVRPGVRFSRGSRVTVEFSAAVPAQIDGEELKGTRFEIGVAPRALSVLALA from the coding sequence GTGGGCGAATCCAACCTGGGTCGCGTCCTTCTGATTGCAAACCCCGCCGCGAACAACGGCCGCGTGAGGAACGTGGCCCTCGAGGCCCGAGATGCCCTGCGCACGGCATGCCCTTCGGTCGAAGAGGTGCAGCTGGTGCTGACCGAGCAGCCGGCGCATGCGACCCGCATCGCCTCGTCGGCGCATACGTGGGACACCGTGGTGGCCCTGGGCGGCGACGGGGTGGCCCACGAGGTGGCAAACGGCCTCATGTGCATCGAGGTCGCCGATCGGCCCTTGTTCGGCCTGCTCCCGTTCGGGTCGGGCAACGACTACGCGCGCACGCTGGGCATGCCCAGCGACCTGCGCGCAGCGGTCCGGGCGCTGGAGCGCGCCCATCCCCATCGCTTCGATTTGGGCGTGTGCAACGGGGAATTCTTCCTGCAGACGCTTTCCTTCGGCTTGGACGCGGCCATCGCGCTCGATACGGTTCAGCGGCGCAAGACCACGCGGCTTTCGGGCGCGCCCCTCTACCTCGTGAGCGGTTTGAGCCAGCTCATCGGGCATCTCGACGTTCATTGCGCGAAGCTCTCCGTCGACGGGGCCGACCCCGTTTCCCTCGACGTGCATCTTCTGGCCGTCCAAAACGGCGTGACGTACGGGGGAGGGTTCGCGGTGTGCCCCGATGCGCGCCCCGACGACGCCGAGCTCGATCTGTGCTGGGTCGACGGCCCCCAGTCGGTCGCCCGGGCGACCAAGACCTTCCTTTTGGCGAAGGGCGGAAAGCACACGGTGCGCCCCGGCGTGCGCTTCAGCCGCGGATCGCGCGTCACCGTCGAGTTTTCGGCTGCCGTTCCCGCCCAGATCGACGGGGAAGAGCTGAAGGGGACGCGCTTCGAGATCGGCGTCGCGCCCCGCGCCCTTTCGGTGCTTGCCCTCGCCTAG
- the rplB gene encoding 50S ribosomal protein L2, whose amino-acid sequence MGVKQYKPTSPGRRFQMVSDFAEITTDKPEKSLLAPLSKKAGRNNNGRITTRHQGGGHKRRYRIIDFKRNKDGVPAKVATVEYDPNRSARIALLHYVDGEKRYILHPKGLHVGDMIVSGPEADIKPGNALPLANIPVGTLIHAVELQPGKGAALARSAGTSIQLMGKEGKYAILRMPSSEMRRVLLTCRATVGEVGNAEHSNIKIGKAGRSRWLGIRPTVRGTVMNPVDHPHGGGEGKNKSSGRHPVSPWGVPTKGHRTRNRKKASSRLIIRRRKK is encoded by the coding sequence ATGGGAGTCAAGCAGTACAAGCCGACTAGCCCCGGCCGCCGTTTCCAGATGGTCTCCGATTTCGCGGAGATCACCACGGATAAGCCGGAGAAGTCGCTCCTCGCGCCCCTGTCCAAGAAGGCAGGACGCAACAACAACGGCCGCATCACCACCCGCCATCAGGGCGGCGGACACAAGCGCCGTTACCGTATCATCGACTTCAAGCGCAACAAAGACGGCGTGCCCGCCAAGGTTGCCACGGTCGAGTACGACCCCAACCGTTCCGCCCGCATCGCCCTTCTGCACTATGTGGACGGCGAGAAGCGCTACATCCTGCACCCCAAGGGGCTGCACGTGGGCGACATGATCGTGAGCGGTCCCGAGGCCGACATCAAGCCCGGCAACGCGCTTCCCCTCGCGAACATCCCCGTCGGCACCCTCATCCACGCCGTCGAGCTCCAGCCCGGCAAGGGCGCGGCGCTCGCTCGCTCCGCGGGAACCAGCATCCAGCTCATGGGCAAGGAAGGCAAGTACGCCATCCTGCGCATGCCCTCCTCCGAAATGCGCCGCGTGCTGCTCACCTGCCGTGCGACCGTCGGAGAGGTCGGCAACGCCGAGCACTCCAACATCAAGATCGGCAAGGCCGGCCGTAGCCGCTGGCTGGGCATCCGTCCCACCGTCCGCGGTACCGTCATGAACCCGGTCGACCATCCGCACGGCGGCGGCGAAGGCAAGAACAAGTCCTCGGGCCGTCACCCCGTGTCTCCGTGGGGCGTTCCCACCAAGGGCCATCGCACCCGCAACCGCAAGAAGGCTTCGAGCCGCCTGATCATCCGCCGCCGCAAGAAGTAG